The window TCCTGTGATTTAAATGTTGGACGCGACTTTAGCCGCGGCCTTGCGGAATTCAACAGATCGATGACAATTGGCCGCGCTTCGCACGACATGGCTGCCGCGCCTGTCAATCCCTCGCTCCAACAACAAGAACCGAAACCGGAGGAAATTCAACATGCGCCTCACCTGGATTTCGCCTAGCGAAATGACCGAGCATCAGCGCGCCACCTACGACGAATCCATCGCCAGCAAACGCGGCCGGCCACCGGAGCCGATGATGGCATGGTTGCACAGCCCGGAAATGGCGCGGCACGCGACGCGGCTCGGCGCCTTCCTGCGCTACGACACCACGCTGACGCCGCAACACTCCGAGCTTGCGATTCTGGTGACCGCACGGCACTGGAGCGCGAAGTTCGAATGGTATGCCCACAAGAAGCTGGCATTGGCCGCCGGCATGGACCACCGCATCATCGACGACATCAATGCGCGGCGTGTGCCGCAGTTCGACGATCCGAAGGCGCAAGTGATCTATGACGTCAGCAGATCGCTGCACGAGACCCATGTCGTCCCCAAACCGCTCTATGACAAAGCGCAGGAGTTGCTGGGACAACGAGGTTTCGTCGAGGTGATCGGCCTCGTCGGCTACTACACGCTGGTGTCGATGACCCTCAATGCCTACGAGTTCGGCCTGCCGGAGGGCGAGGTCTCCGATCTTGCGCCGTGAGAGCGTCGCCCCCACATAGCGGCATTAGCGTCCATGTGGGGACCGAGAGGTCATGTCCGATCCAGTTTCATCCGCCAGGCCGATCATTGCGGGCACCCGCATCGGCCATATTCACCTCAAGGTCGCCGACCTCGATCGCGCGCTCGGCTTCTATCGCGGCGTGCTCGGCTTTGAGCTGATGCAGCGTTATGGCGATCAGGCCGCGTTCATCGCCGCGGGAGGCTATCACCACCACATCGGACTGAACACCTGGGAAAGCAAGGGCGGCCATCCGCCGCCACCCGGCACCACCGGACTGTTTCACACCGCGATCCTGTATCCCACCCGCGCCGCGCTGGCGGATGCCCTGCAGCGCCTGATCGACGCGGGCATCGCGCTTGACGGCGCCAGCGATCACGGGGTCAGCGAGGCGCTTTATCTGCGCGATCCGGATCAGAACGGCGTCGAGCTTTACTGGGATCGCAGCGAGGACAAATTGCCGCGCAATGCTGACGGATCACTCGCCATGTTCACGCGCCGGCTTGACCTGCAGGATCTGCTGAAGCAGCGCGAGAGCGCCTGATCAGATGTCAGGCCTGTAGCCCGGATGAGCGCAGCGACATCCGGGAATCGTGCATGATGAGAATCCCGGATATCGCTTCGCTCATCCGGGCTACTTTCCCGAAAATCACGCCACCGCCCTGGGCCGCCGGCGAATCAGAACACCGATGGCCGCCGCGACTTCCAGCCCCATGCAGACATAAAACGGCAGGATGTAGCTGCCGGACAGGTCACGCAGCACGCCAATCACCGCCGGACCGCAGGCGGAGATCGCACTGCTGATCGCCGTGGTCAGGCTGACCACGACCCCGAAGGCGCGGCCATCGAACTCCTGATGCACAAGCATTGAGGGCAGCGTGATGGCATTGCCGACGGTGAAGCCGAACACCACGCTGGCGGCGAACAGAGCGGTTTCGCCCGGGATGTTGATCATCGCCAACAGCGCCAGCGCCTGGCTTGCGAACAGAACCGCCGAGGCGACGCGCTGATTGAGGCGGGAAATCAAGAAACCCATGATGACACGACCCACCACCGCCATGACGGTCATCAGCGACATCGCAAGGCCCGCCTTCTCGCGGCCGATCATCGGCTCCATGAACGAGATCAGATGCACGATGAAGCCAATCTGCGCCAGCAGCACCAGGGCAAACGGCAATGTAATAGTCCAGAACGACAACTGGCGGACGGTGTCGCCGCGAATTTGAGAGGGGGTCAGGGCTGCGATCTGGTTGCCATTGCTGTCTTGTCCGTGATGATCCCGATGTGGCGGCTGTCCGATCCCGAACAGGATGGTCGGCAACAGCACCACCGCCATGACCACGGCGATGCTCACGACGGCCGTCGTAAACCCGACGGCGCCGATCAAGGCGACCAGCAATGGCACGCCAACGATGCCGCCAACGCTTGCGCCATTGAGCGCCAGGCTGATGGCAAGCGCGCGCCGTGTGTCGAACCACTGGCCGATGGTGTTCGAAATCGACGCCATGGTCAGCCCGGCCCAGCCGAACGCCATCAGCGTGTAGACCACGTAAAGTTGCCAGGGCGCATTGACAAAGCCGAACAGCACGGTCGCCGATGTCATGCAGACGACGGCACCCGCCAGGAACGTTCGCAGTCCCAGCGCCCTGATGCCGTCGCTGACGAACACCACCAGGACTGCGCTGAACAAATAGAAGAACGTGGTTGCGGTCGAGATCGTCGCGGTCGGCCAGCCATGGGAGCGCTTCAGCTCGGCGAGATAGACGCCCTGGCCATAAAAGCCGAGCGCCCAGGCGAACGCCGCCATCAGGAAGCAGATCAGCACCACCCGCCATCCGCCATAGCGGATCGAGCTTTCATCGACGGCGGGTAGATTGGGGGAGGCATCCATCTGCAGCGCCTCCGGCAGTGCGGTGCAATAAAGAAAGGGGTGACACACCAGCGTATCACCCCTTCCCTACTCATTTGAAGCGCGGCTAGTGTGCTGAACGCGAAGTTCCTGTGAATGTGCAGCATGCTCTTTCAGGAGCTTCGCGTTCATAAGCACACTAGAAACTT is drawn from Bradyrhizobium prioriisuperbiae and contains these coding sequences:
- a CDS encoding carboxymuconolactone decarboxylase family protein is translated as MRLTWISPSEMTEHQRATYDESIASKRGRPPEPMMAWLHSPEMARHATRLGAFLRYDTTLTPQHSELAILVTARHWSAKFEWYAHKKLALAAGMDHRIIDDINARRVPQFDDPKAQVIYDVSRSLHETHVVPKPLYDKAQELLGQRGFVEVIGLVGYYTLVSMTLNAYEFGLPEGEVSDLAP
- a CDS encoding VOC family protein — its product is MSDPVSSARPIIAGTRIGHIHLKVADLDRALGFYRGVLGFELMQRYGDQAAFIAAGGYHHHIGLNTWESKGGHPPPPGTTGLFHTAILYPTRAALADALQRLIDAGIALDGASDHGVSEALYLRDPDQNGVELYWDRSEDKLPRNADGSLAMFTRRLDLQDLLKQRESA
- a CDS encoding MFS transporter, which produces MDASPNLPAVDESSIRYGGWRVVLICFLMAAFAWALGFYGQGVYLAELKRSHGWPTATISTATTFFYLFSAVLVVFVSDGIRALGLRTFLAGAVVCMTSATVLFGFVNAPWQLYVVYTLMAFGWAGLTMASISNTIGQWFDTRRALAISLALNGASVGGIVGVPLLVALIGAVGFTTAVVSIAVVMAVVLLPTILFGIGQPPHRDHHGQDSNGNQIAALTPSQIRGDTVRQLSFWTITLPFALVLLAQIGFIVHLISFMEPMIGREKAGLAMSLMTVMAVVGRVIMGFLISRLNQRVASAVLFASQALALLAMINIPGETALFAASVVFGFTVGNAITLPSMLVHQEFDGRAFGVVVSLTTAISSAISACGPAVIGVLRDLSGSYILPFYVCMGLEVAAAIGVLIRRRPRAVA